The proteins below are encoded in one region of Dioscorea cayenensis subsp. rotundata cultivar TDr96_F1 chromosome 18, TDr96_F1_v2_PseudoChromosome.rev07_lg8_w22 25.fasta, whole genome shotgun sequence:
- the LOC120281645 gene encoding aminoacylase-1-like, which translates to MLFLLLLLLFSSSSSSSSSSSSSAITDLEQAQLHLFQQYLRINTSHPSPDYTSAVSFLSAQALSIPLISQTLFFSPSKPLLLLSWPGSDPSLPSILLNSHIDSVPVEPSKWSHPPYAAHRDSHGRIFARGSQDDKCLAIQYLEALRALKASGFSPLRSIHVSLVPDEEIGGADGLAKFVESDEFKKLNVGFVLDEGQASPTDEFRVFYADRLPWSLVVKAVGSPGHGSRMYDGAALENLMECVETIARFRDNQFDLVKAGILAASEVISINPIFMKAGIPSPTGFVMNVQPSEGEVGYDVRVPPTVNIEFLRKRLDEEWAPVIRNLTYELFLKGPKLSDNGGRPLSTATDESNPWWSVFTKAIIASGGKLSKPEILASTTDARFIRQFGIPALGFSPMANTPILLHEHNEHLKDTVFLRGIKVYEHVITALSSFPGNSS; encoded by the exons ATgctcttccttcttctcctcctcctcttctcatcatcatcatcatcatcatcatcatcatcatcatccgcCATTACTGACCTCGAGCAAGCTCAGCTCCATCTCTTCCAGCAATACCTCCGCATCAACACCTCTCACCCTTCCCCAGACTATACCTCGGCTGTCTCCTTCCTCTCCGCCCAAGCCCTCTCCATCCCTCTCATCTCCCAGACCCTTTTCTTCTCCCCCTCCAaacccctcctcctcctctcctgGCCCGGCTCCGACCCTTCCCTCCCTTCCATCCTCCTCAACTCCCACATCGACAGCGTCCCCGTCGAACCCTCAAAGTGGTCACACCCTCCCTACGCTGCCCACCGCGACTCCCATGGTCGCATCTTCGCCCGCGGCTCCCAGGACGACAAGTGCCTCGCCATCCAGTACCTTGAAGCCCTCCGCGCTCTCAAGGCCTCCGGCTTCTCCCCTCTCCGATCAATCCATGTCTCCCTTGTCCCCGATGAGGAGATCGGCGGAGCTGATGGACTTGCTAAGTTTGTGGAGTCTGACGAGTTCAAGAAGCTCAATGTAGGGTTTGTTCTCGATGAGGGGCAGGCGTCGCCGACGGATGAGTTCCGGGTCTTTTATGCGGACAGGTTGCCGTGGTCCTTGGTTGTGAAGGCCGTTGGTTCTCCGGGCCATGGGTCGAGGATGTATGATGGTGCTGCGTTGGAGAATTTGATGGAGTGTGTGGAGACCATTGCTAGATTTCGAGATAACCAGTTTGATCTTGTCAAGGCTGGGATTTTGGCTGCTTCAGAGGTCATCTCTATCAATCCAATCTTCATGAAAGCCGGCATTCCATCACCCACA GGTTTTGTTATGAATGTGCAACCTTCAGAGGGTGAGGTAGGGTATGATGTTCGAGTTCCACCAACTGTAAACATTGAATTCTTGAGGAAAAGGCTTGATGAGGAATGGGCTCCAGTTATCCGCAACTTGACTTATGAG TTGTTCCTGAAAGGACCAAAGTTAAGTGATAATGGTGGCCGTCCACTATCGACTGCAACAGATGAATCAAACCCTTGGTGGTCTGTTTTTACAAAAGCCATTATTGCATCTGGGGGAAAACTTTCTAAGCCTGAAATTTTAGCATCCACAACCGATGCTCGGTTCATCAGACAGTTTGGTATCCCTGCTCTTGGATTCTCACCAATGGCCAATACTCCCATCCTACTTCATGAACACAATGAG CATTTAAAGGATACCGTGTTTCTGAGGGGTATTAAAGTGTATGAGCATGTAATTACTGCTTTGAGTTCCTTTCCTGGAAATTCATCATAA